A window of Macrotis lagotis isolate mMagLag1 chromosome X, bilby.v1.9.chrom.fasta, whole genome shotgun sequence contains these coding sequences:
- the PDZD11 gene encoding PDZ domain-containing protein 11 isoform X3, whose translation MEGQIPYDDYPVVFLPPYENPPAWIPPHERVYHPDYNNELTQFLPRTITLKKPPGAQLGFNIRGGKASQLGIFISKVIPDSDAHRAGLQEGDQVLAVNEVDFQDIEHSKAVEILKTAREISMRVRFFPYNYHRQKERTVH comes from the exons ATGGAAGGCCAGATTCCTTACGATGATTACCCGGTAGTCTTCCTGCCACCCTATGAGAATCCCCCAGCCTGGATTCCTCCTCATGAG AGGGTCTACCACCCAGACTACAACAATGAATTGACCCAGTTCCTGCCTCGGACCATCACACTGAAGAAGCCCCCAGGAGCTCAG TTGGGATTTAACATCCGTGGGGGAAAGGCCTCCCAGCTGGGTATCTTCATCTCCAAG GTGATTCCTGACTCAGATGCCCATCGGGCAGGACTCCAGGAAGGAGATCAAGTCCTAGCTGTGAATGAAGTGGATTTCCAAGATATTGAGCACAGCAAG GCTGTGGAGATCCTGAAGACAGCCCGAGAGATCAGCATGCGAGTCCGCTTCTTCCCCTACA ATTACCATCGCCAGAAGGAGAGGACTGTGCATTAG
- the PDZD11 gene encoding PDZ domain-containing protein 11 isoform X1 yields MEGQIPYDDYPVVFLPPYENPPAWIPPHERVYHPDYNNELTQFLPRTITLKKPPGAQLGFNIRGGKASQLGIFISKVIPDSDAHRAGLQEGDQVLAVNEVDFQDIEHSKVWVTCLSYGERAPALVGSAWALGGGRGLCFSFFVVPSAFQAVEILKTAREISMRVRFFPYNYHRQKERTVH; encoded by the exons ATGGAAGGCCAGATTCCTTACGATGATTACCCGGTAGTCTTCCTGCCACCCTATGAGAATCCCCCAGCCTGGATTCCTCCTCATGAG AGGGTCTACCACCCAGACTACAACAATGAATTGACCCAGTTCCTGCCTCGGACCATCACACTGAAGAAGCCCCCAGGAGCTCAG TTGGGATTTAACATCCGTGGGGGAAAGGCCTCCCAGCTGGGTATCTTCATCTCCAAG GTGATTCCTGACTCAGATGCCCATCGGGCAGGACTCCAGGAAGGAGATCAAGTCCTAGCTGTGAATGAAGTGGATTTCCAAGATATTGAGCACAGCAAGGTTTGGGTAACATGCCTGAGCTATGGTGAAAGAGCCCCAGCCTTGGTTGGGTCTGCTTGGGCATTAGGGGGTGGTCGAGGCCTGTGTTTCTCCTTTTTCGTAGTTCCTTCTGCCTTTCAGGCTGTGGAGATCCTGAAGACAGCCCGAGAGATCAGCATGCGAGTCCGCTTCTTCCCCTACA ATTACCATCGCCAGAAGGAGAGGACTGTGCATTAG
- the PDZD11 gene encoding PDZ domain-containing protein 11 isoform X2, giving the protein MEGQIPYDDYPVVFLPPYENPPAWIPPHERVYHPDYNNELTQFLPRTITLKKPPGAQLGFNIRGGKASQLGIFISKVIPDSDAHRAGLQEGDQVLAVNEVDFQDIEHSKVWAVEILKTAREISMRVRFFPYNYHRQKERTVH; this is encoded by the exons ATGGAAGGCCAGATTCCTTACGATGATTACCCGGTAGTCTTCCTGCCACCCTATGAGAATCCCCCAGCCTGGATTCCTCCTCATGAG AGGGTCTACCACCCAGACTACAACAATGAATTGACCCAGTTCCTGCCTCGGACCATCACACTGAAGAAGCCCCCAGGAGCTCAG TTGGGATTTAACATCCGTGGGGGAAAGGCCTCCCAGCTGGGTATCTTCATCTCCAAG GTGATTCCTGACTCAGATGCCCATCGGGCAGGACTCCAGGAAGGAGATCAAGTCCTAGCTGTGAATGAAGTGGATTTCCAAGATATTGAGCACAGCAAGGTTTGG GCTGTGGAGATCCTGAAGACAGCCCGAGAGATCAGCATGCGAGTCCGCTTCTTCCCCTACA ATTACCATCGCCAGAAGGAGAGGACTGTGCATTAG
- the PDZD11 gene encoding PDZ domain-containing protein 11 isoform X4, translating into MEGQIPYDDYPVVFLPPYENPPAWIPPHERVYHPDYNNELTQFLPRTITLKKPPGAQLGFNIRGGKASQLGIFISKVIPDSDAHRAGLQEGDQVLAVNEVDFQDIEHSKVWFLLPFRLWRS; encoded by the exons ATGGAAGGCCAGATTCCTTACGATGATTACCCGGTAGTCTTCCTGCCACCCTATGAGAATCCCCCAGCCTGGATTCCTCCTCATGAG AGGGTCTACCACCCAGACTACAACAATGAATTGACCCAGTTCCTGCCTCGGACCATCACACTGAAGAAGCCCCCAGGAGCTCAG TTGGGATTTAACATCCGTGGGGGAAAGGCCTCCCAGCTGGGTATCTTCATCTCCAAG GTGATTCCTGACTCAGATGCCCATCGGGCAGGACTCCAGGAAGGAGATCAAGTCCTAGCTGTGAATGAAGTGGATTTCCAAGATATTGAGCACAGCAAGGTTTGG TTCCTTCTGCCTTTCAGGCTGTGGAGATCCTGA
- the PDZD11 gene encoding PDZ domain-containing protein 11 isoform X5, with product MEGQIPYDDYPVVFLPPYENPPAWIPPHERVYHPDYNNELTQFLPRTITLKKPPGAQLGFNIRGGKASQLGIFISKVIPDSDAHRAGLQEGDQVLAVNEVDFQDIEHSKFLLPFRLWRS from the exons ATGGAAGGCCAGATTCCTTACGATGATTACCCGGTAGTCTTCCTGCCACCCTATGAGAATCCCCCAGCCTGGATTCCTCCTCATGAG AGGGTCTACCACCCAGACTACAACAATGAATTGACCCAGTTCCTGCCTCGGACCATCACACTGAAGAAGCCCCCAGGAGCTCAG TTGGGATTTAACATCCGTGGGGGAAAGGCCTCCCAGCTGGGTATCTTCATCTCCAAG GTGATTCCTGACTCAGATGCCCATCGGGCAGGACTCCAGGAAGGAGATCAAGTCCTAGCTGTGAATGAAGTGGATTTCCAAGATATTGAGCACAGCAAG TTCCTTCTGCCTTTCAGGCTGTGGAGATCCTGA
- the LOC141500946 gene encoding ras-related protein Rab-6B-like — protein MARDARGPPAELVPLTMPSGLAKSKDPGFRTSIFPDFGAGAHKFKLVFLGEQSAQLFLSPTVGKTSLITRFVYDSFDNTYQTMYLEDRSVRLQLWDTAGQERFQSLIPSYIRDSTVAVIVYDVTNLNTFYETSRWIDDVQAERGGDIIIMLVGNKIDLGHKRQVTSEEGKQKARERNVMFIETSAKTGHNVKQLFRQLASALPLMNSLSEQSKDEMVEITLEKQPEPAVEGGGICPC, from the exons ATGGCCAGGGACGCCCGGGGCCCGCCGGCCGAGCTGGTCCCGCTCACCATGCCCTCCGGCCTGGCCAAGAGCAAGGACCCAGGCTTCCGCACCTCCATCTTCCCAGACTTCGGCGCCGGGGCGCACAAGTTCAAGCTCGTCTTCCTCGGGGAGCAGAGCG ccCAACTGTTCCTCTCGCCCACAGTAGGGAAGACTTCACTCATCACCCGCTTTGTGTATGACAGCTTTGATAACACCTACCAG ACCATGTACCTGGAGGATCGTTCT GTTAGGCTGCAGCTATGGGACACTGCTGGCCAGGAGCGTTTCCAAAGCCTCATTCCCAGCTACATCCGGGATTCCactgttgctgttattgtttatGATGTTACAA ACCTCAACACCTTCTATGAGACaagtagatggatagatgatgtcCAGGCAGAACGGGGTGGGGATATCATCATCATGTTGGTAGGCAACAAGATTGATCTGGGCCACAAGAG GCAAGTTAcatcagaggaaggaaaacaaaaagccaGGGAAAGGAACGTCATGTTTATTGAGACTAGCGCCAAAACTGGACACAATGTCAAACAG CTCTTCCGTCAACTGGCTAGTGCTCTTCCTTTGATGAACAGTCTCTCAGAGCAAAGCAAAGACGAAA TGGTAGAGATCACCCTGGAGAAGCAGCCCGAGCCAGCTGTCGAGGGCGGCGGCATCTGCCCCTGTTGA